From the genome of Planctomycetota bacterium:
CGGATGTGGCTCGACCTGGCCCGCTACGCCGACTCGGCCGGCTATGGCTCGGACCCGCTGCGCTTGAACATCTGGCCCTATCGCGACTGGTTGATCGGCGCCTTCAACAAGAATCAGCCCTACGACCGGTTCACGCTCGAACAACTGGCGGGCGATCTGTTGCCCGACGCGACCGAGGCCCAGCGCGTGGCCACGGCGTTTCATCGCAACACGATGACCAACACCGAGGGGGGCACCGACGACGAAGAATTCCGCGTCGCCGCCGTCAAAGACCGCATCGCCACCACGATGCAGGTCTGGATGGGGCTGACGATGGGTTGCGCCCAGTGCCACACGCACAAGTTCGACCCGATCACGCACAAGGAATACTACCGGTTCTTCGCGATCTTCAATCAGACCGAAGATTTCGACCAGCCCGACGAGCGGCCGACGATGCCGCTCTATGCGCCCGAGCAGCAGAAGCAGCGACAGGCGCTCGAGGCGCAAATCGCCGCGCTTGAAAAATCGTTGAACGGCCCGCAACCGAAACTGGCCGCCGAGTTGACCGAGTGGGAAGACTGGCTCCGCGGCGGGCGCGACTGGTCGCCGTTGGCTTCAGCTTCGGCGCGGACGTACGGCGGCGCAACGCTGAAAGCGCAAGACGACGGCTCGTTCCGCGCCGAGGGAAAGAACATCGAGGCCGACACCTACGCCGTCAGCGGCACCAGCGATCTGAAACAGGTAACCGCGCTGCGATTGGAAATGTTGCCCGATGATCCGTTGCCCAAGCACGGTCCCGGCCGTGGCGAGGACGGCACGGTCGAGATCGACGCCCTCAGCTTGTACTTGGCCGACAAGACTGCCCGACCGGCGGCGCGCTATGTGCGCGTCGAGCTGCCCGGCGGGCCGCGGATTCTCTCGCTGGCCGAAGTGCAGGTCTTTAGCGACTGCCAGAACATCGCCCCCCGGGGCAAGGCGTCGCAGTCGAGCACCTATCCCGGCGGCGAAGCGGCCCACGCCATCGACGGCAACACCTCGGGCGTCTATGCCGACAAGTCGACCACGCACACGAACAGTGAAGAGAACGCTTGGTGGGAAGTCGATCTGGGCCAGTCCGCGCCGGTCGAAGCGATCGTCCTCTGGAATCGCACCGATCGTGCGATGGGAACGCGCCTTTCCAAGTTCAAAGTCATCGCGCTCGACGCCGAGCGCAAGCCCCTGGCCGAGCGGACCATTAACACGCCACCGGAGCCCGACGTGGTGGTCCCCCTGGCCGGGCGCGCGGTGAAGCTGGTCCGCCAGTCAACCAGCGACGGTCGCGGCGGCGAGGCCGCCAAGGCCACCGACGGCAAAGACAACACCTACTGGGGCGTCGCGGCCTCGAATGACAAGCCGGTGACGGCGATCTTCGAGCTGTCCAAGCCCGAGGTGAAAGCCGACGCGCCGCCACAGACCTGGACGCTGGTCATCGAGCATGCCCGTCGTGGCCAGCCGCGCAACCTGGGACGGTTCCGCTGGTCGCTGACGACGCGCAAGCTACCGATGGTGCTGCCGCCGCCGGCCGTGCGAGCGATCGTGGAAACCGCTGCTGATAAGCGCACGCCAGCCCAGCAGCAACAGTTCGAAGCCTTCTTCCGCCCCAGCGCGCCGTCGCTCGTGGCCGAGTATCGCAAGTTGGAAGGGCTGCGGACGCAATTGGCGGCCATCAAGCCGGCCGACGTGCCGATCATGCGCGAGCTGGCCGCCGACAAACATCGCAAGTCGTTCGTGCTGACCAAGGGGAACTTCCTCACGCCCGGCGACGAAGTGCAGCCCGGCTATCCACAATCGTTTTCCGCGCCCCCGTCCGACGCGCCGCTGACTCGCTTGGGCGTGGCGCGGTGGCTGACCAGCCGCGACAATCCGCTGACCGCGCGCGTGGCGGTGAATCGCTTCTGGGCGCAACTCTTCGGCACCGGCATCGTCGAGACCGAGGAAGATTTCGGCACGCAGGGACAGATTCCCAGCCATCCCGAGTTGCTCGACTGGCTGGCGATCGAGTTCATGGAGCGAGGCTGGGACATGAAAGCCCTGTTGAAGTTGATGGTCACGTCGGCCACGTACCGGCAATCGTCGGCGATGGTCCCCGAGGGGCTGGCCCGCGACGCGCGCAACCGATTGCTGTGGCGTTATCCGCGCCGCCGGCTCGAAGCCGAAGCGGTCCGCGACCAGGCTTTGCTGTTCAGCGGGCTGTTGAGTCACAAGCTCGGCGGTCCCAGTGTTTATCCGCCTCAGCCCGAGGGTCTGTGGCGCGCGGCCTTCAACGGTCAACGCTCCTGGGCCACCAGCACCGGCGAAGATCGCTACCGGCGGGGGATGTACACCTTCTGGCGGCGGACGGTGCCTTACCCCAGCATGGTCACGTTCGACGCGCCGAGCCGCGAGAATTGCACGCTGCGCCGATTGCCGACCAATACACCGCTGCAGGCGCTGGTGACGCTGAACGACCCGGCCTATGTCGAAATGGCCCAGGCGCTCGGTCGTCGGCTGATGAACGAAGCCGCCGGCGCAACCGAGGCGCGTGTCAAATGGGGCTTGCGGCTGGTCCTGTCGCGACCGGCCGAGGCCAAGCAGGCGGCAGCCCTCGTGGCGCTTTACGAATCGTCGCTGGCCCACTACCAGAGCCAGCCCGAGGAAGCCCGCAAGATGGCGACCGACCCGCTGGGCAAGCTGCCCGAAGGGGCCGACGTGGCTGCAGCGGCGGCCTGGACGGTGGTGGCGAACGTGCTGTTGAACCTGGACGGCGTGTTGACCAAAGGCTAACGCACTTATCTTTGCGCGATAACAACTACCAAGCCGGCGGCTATGCCGCCGATGAACGGCGACGAAGTCGCCGGCTTGGGAATAAATTTAACAGGGAGCTATGGACGCACTGCCCAAAGGAACATTGCCATGAAACTGCCGCCGCATCTCCGCTTGGCGCAAAATGTCACGCGTCGCACATTCCTCGGTGGGGCCGGGCTCGGCCTGGGCGCAATGGCGATGGCCGAGTTGACCGGCGCGCCGCCGTTGTTCGCGGCTGAGAATGCCGCCGGCGCGACGAGCGCACCCGGCGCTTCGGCCAAACAAGCGGCGGTCGACAACCCCCTGGCCGTGCGAACGCCGCCCTTGCCGGCCAAGGCCAAGTCGGTGATCTATCTGCACATGTCGGGCGCGCCGCCGGTGCTGGACCTGTTCGATTACAAGCCCAAGCTGATCGAACTGAACGGCCAGCCCTGCCCCGAGTCAATCTATCGGGGCGAGCGGTTCGCGTTCATCAAAGGCGTGCCCAAGATGCTCGGCACGCCCCACGAGTTCAAGCAATACGGCCAGAGCCGCGCCTGGGTCAGCGAGTTGCTGCCGCGATTCACCGAGATCGTCGACGACGTCTGCCTGGTCCGCTCGATGGTCACCGACCAGTTCAACCACGCCCCGGCCGAGTTGTTCATCTACACTGGTTCGCCGCGCGCGGGCAATGCGGCGCTCGGCTCGTGGCTGACCTATGGGCTGGGGACCGTGAACCAGGACTTGCCGGGTTTTGTGGTGCTGCTGTCCGGCGGCACCGACCCGACCGGCGGTAAAAGCCTGTGGAGCAGCGGCTTCTTGCCTAGCGTCTATCAAGGGGTGCAGTGCCGCAGCTCGGGGGAGCCGATCTTGTTCTCGGCCAACCCGCCGGGCATGGACCGCGGCACGCGGCGCGCCAGCCTGGACGCGCTCCGTGCGCTCAATCAATTGGAACTGGCCGAAGATCGCGACCCGGAAACGGCCACGCGGATCGCCCAGTACGAGCTGGCCTATCGCATGCAGATGGCCGTGCCCGACGCGTTTGACATCGCGCAAGAGCCCGAGAATGTCCGCAAGGCCTACGGCGCCGAGCCGGGGGCCGCGTCGTTTGCCAACAATTGCCTGCTGGCCCGCCGGCTGGTCGAAAAGGGAGTGCGGTACGTGCAACTGTACGACTGGGGCTGGGACATGCACGGTACCAGTTCCGACACCGACCTGGTGACCGGCTTGCCGCGCAAGTGCAAGGACGTCGACCAGGCCTGCGCGGCGTTGATCCAAGACTTGAAGCAGCGCGGACTGTTGGATTCGACGCTGGTCGTGTGGGGGGGCGAGTTCGGCCGCACGCCGTTGAACGAAGAACGGAACGGCAGCAAGTTCCTGGGGCGCGACCACCATCCGCATTGCTTCACGGTCTGGATGGCCGGCGGCGGCGTGAAGCGCGGCTATGCCCACGGCCAGACCGACGAGCTGGGCTACCGGGTGGCCGAGGGAGCCGT
Proteins encoded in this window:
- a CDS encoding DUF1553 domain-containing protein gives rise to the protein MDCRRSNHSHHTSAGRLPRAAPLAATLVVCFAAVTCAAEVAAPAVRFDRDVLPIISSRCFQCHGPDESTREAELRLDQRDDATRERDGQWIIKPGSADQSALIARVTSKDHDELMPPAHSGPPLSPAEVDTLRRWIAAGAPYTQHWAFVAPQRPAAPEVTSSVGLHNPIDNFIVAELRQHKLQLAPAADRYTLIRRLSLDLVGLPPTPEEVDAFVADRRPDAYERLVDRLLAAPAYGERWARMWLDLARYADSAGYGSDPLRLNIWPYRDWLIGAFNKNQPYDRFTLEQLAGDLLPDATEAQRVATAFHRNTMTNTEGGTDDEEFRVAAVKDRIATTMQVWMGLTMGCAQCHTHKFDPITHKEYYRFFAIFNQTEDFDQPDERPTMPLYAPEQQKQRQALEAQIAALEKSLNGPQPKLAAELTEWEDWLRGGRDWSPLASASARTYGGATLKAQDDGSFRAEGKNIEADTYAVSGTSDLKQVTALRLEMLPDDPLPKHGPGRGEDGTVEIDALSLYLADKTARPAARYVRVELPGGPRILSLAEVQVFSDCQNIAPRGKASQSSTYPGGEAAHAIDGNTSGVYADKSTTHTNSEENAWWEVDLGQSAPVEAIVLWNRTDRAMGTRLSKFKVIALDAERKPLAERTINTPPEPDVVVPLAGRAVKLVRQSTSDGRGGEAAKATDGKDNTYWGVAASNDKPVTAIFELSKPEVKADAPPQTWTLVIEHARRGQPRNLGRFRWSLTTRKLPMVLPPPAVRAIVETAADKRTPAQQQQFEAFFRPSAPSLVAEYRKLEGLRTQLAAIKPADVPIMRELAADKHRKSFVLTKGNFLTPGDEVQPGYPQSFSAPPSDAPLTRLGVARWLTSRDNPLTARVAVNRFWAQLFGTGIVETEEDFGTQGQIPSHPELLDWLAIEFMERGWDMKALLKLMVTSATYRQSSAMVPEGLARDARNRLLWRYPRRRLEAEAVRDQALLFSGLLSHKLGGPSVYPPQPEGLWRAAFNGQRSWATSTGEDRYRRGMYTFWRRTVPYPSMVTFDAPSRENCTLRRLPTNTPLQALVTLNDPAYVEMAQALGRRLMNEAAGATEARVKWGLRLVLSRPAEAKQAAALVALYESSLAHYQSQPEEARKMATDPLGKLPEGADVAAAAAWTVVANVLLNLDGVLTKG
- a CDS encoding DUF1501 domain-containing protein, yielding MKLPPHLRLAQNVTRRTFLGGAGLGLGAMAMAELTGAPPLFAAENAAGATSAPGASAKQAAVDNPLAVRTPPLPAKAKSVIYLHMSGAPPVLDLFDYKPKLIELNGQPCPESIYRGERFAFIKGVPKMLGTPHEFKQYGQSRAWVSELLPRFTEIVDDVCLVRSMVTDQFNHAPAELFIYTGSPRAGNAALGSWLTYGLGTVNQDLPGFVVLLSGGTDPTGGKSLWSSGFLPSVYQGVQCRSSGEPILFSANPPGMDRGTRRASLDALRALNQLELAEDRDPETATRIAQYELAYRMQMAVPDAFDIAQEPENVRKAYGAEPGAASFANNCLLARRLVEKGVRYVQLYDWGWDMHGTSSDTDLVTGLPRKCKDVDQACAALIQDLKQRGLLDSTLVVWGGEFGRTPLNEERNGSKFLGRDHHPHCFTVWMAGGGVKRGYAHGQTDELGYRVAEGAVSVRDLQATILHLMGFDPYRLSYRFQGLNQRLIGPSDEGKVRRELLA